In Candidatus Binatia bacterium, one DNA window encodes the following:
- the rpsU gene encoding 30S ribosomal protein S21, which produces MPGVRVKEGEPIESAIRRFKKQCEKAGILSELRKREHYEKPSVRRKKKALAARKRAVRRTVRKPM; this is translated from the coding sequence ATGCCAGGAGTCAGAGTAAAAGAAGGCGAGCCCATCGAGAGCGCCATCCGCCGTTTCAAGAAGCAATGCGAAAAGGCCGGCATTCTCAGCGAGCTCAGAAAGCGCGAACACTACGAAAAGCCTAGTGTACGTCGCAAGAAAAAGGCCCTCGCGGCGCGCAAACGCGCAGTGCGACGGACCGTACGCAAACCTATGTAA